The DNA sequence GGGTGCCGCGAACGCGCCGTGGAGCACCCGGACGGATCGGCCGCCGATGGCCGGATCGATCGGTCGGCCGGATCGCTGGGCCGCGGTGGTGCGAAGAACGACGACCAGCGCGGTGATACCGCACAGCGCGCTGCCGCTGTACAGCAGAAGATGCGGCATGGTGAAGAAGGTGTCCGGGCCGACGTCGGTGTGCCACTGGATGTCCCAGCTCCAGCCGACCAGGGACAGCATCGCTCCGGCCAGGACCAGCGCGGCGGGTAACAACGCCGCCGATCCGGCTCGCGGTTCCTCGGTATGTGTCCGGGTCATCGTCCGTCCCTTCGGGGTCATGTCGCTCACGGTGTTACGGAGAACGGGAGTACGGCCCGTTCCGTCCCGGCGTCGTCGTCGACGACGACGGTCAGCTCCCAGCGGCCGGCCATGTCGAAGTGCGTCTCGGCGCGATACCGGCCGGTCCCTCGGTCGACGGCGGTGGCGGTCAGCGGCGGGTACGCGTGGCCCATTTCGGTCATCGCGGGTTCCAGCCGCACCTCGGTCACCCCGGCCGGATCGCTCAGCTGGATCTCCACGCTCCGGTCGCCGACCGCTGCGGTGACGACGACGTCGACGTCGCGGTGCCCTGCCGTCCCCCGCAAGGCGGTCTGCTCGTCCGACCCGGTGGTGCGGGCGAACCAGACGGTGGAGATGATCACCACTGCGGCGACGGCCAATGTGACCAGTGCTTGCCGTCGGGGGCTCATCGGGGTGCTCCGACATCGAGCACCACAGGCACGGTGATCAGCGCGTAGTTGCGCTGGACCTGCATCCACAGCTGGTAGCGGCCGGGTAACGGAAAGGTGTGGGTGAAGGACACTTCGGGCCCCAGGTCGGCCACCGACTCGTCCGGCGGCTGGGCGCCGATGTCCGGTCGCGGCCCCATCGCGTGGACGTGGGCCCACACCTGCGCGTCCTGCACCGCTGTTGCCGGGGCGTCGGGCGGGAGCGGGCCGACGGCGATGAGGTGCCCCACCATGCCCAGCCACGGTTGCAGGTCGGCCTCGCCGAAGTTCGCGACGATCGTGGTCGGTTCGCCGGCCTTCCGGCCGGAGATCGTCACCGGCACCCGGGCATGCGCGGTGTCCGACCCCTGGGCCTGCGCGGTGTCCGGGACAGTCGTCGCGGTGGACCCGGCGACCTTGAAGCCGACCGATGATCGGAGGAGCTGTGGACCTCCTCCGCTGCGGGCGACCTCGGCGGTGAGCGTGTAGTGACCGGGCTGGGGCGTGGCGAGGTGGACCTCGTACTCGCCGGGTCGGGTCCGCACCGGATGGACGTGGCGCAGGGCCCGGTCAGGCGTGACCACCAGCAGATGCACGAAGGCCGCGTCGTGGACGGCCAGGTCGTCGACGGGCCGGCCGCTGGCACTGTCGGTGAAGGAGAGCCGTACGAGGGTCACGCCGTCACCGGCGGGCTCGGAGGAGGTCAGCAGGGTGACCGGTGGCCTGGGGACCGGCGCCGGTGCCGGGACCGGCGTGGAGAGCGTGGCCGCGGTGACGGCGACCCCGAGTGCCGCTGCGAGGCCGGACGTCGCGACGTGGGCCGGCCAGGTCCGGCGGGCGAGCAGGCTCGCGCCCAGCGCGCCGAGAAGCAGGAGGCCGGCCGCCGCGAAGCCGTAGTAGGTGAGGGTCTCGGCCGTGGTGAGCACGACCGCCGGCACGACGAACGGGATCGAGGCGACGGTCGAGCCGTCGTCGAGCAGCAGTTCCTGCGTACCGGGGCGATCGACCCGTAGGGTGGCTCCGTAGGTCCCCGGGGTGGCGCCGAGCCGGACGGCAGCCACGCCCGCCCCCAGGCGGAGGGTCAGGGTGCCCGCAGGGCTGCCGGCGTGCGTCACCACGTCCACCCGCAGGGGCCCCGGGACGACGTCGACCCGGCGCAGCACCACGGTGAGCTCCCGCTCGCCGAGGCTCTGGGAGACGTGGATGTCGGTGCCGGCCGGAGCGCCGTCCGCGTGCGCAGGGGAGGCACCCAGAGCCAGCAGCGTCACCACGGCGGCGAGAAGCGTCGCGATCCACCTGATGTCCCGCACTGGAAGCCCCCGTCCCGTCAGTCGTATACAACGTACTCGACTGGTCGAGTACACCGTACACGACACATATGATCTGACCAACGAGAGGAACTCAGTGACACAGTCAGAACCCCGGCCGGTGATCTGGGCCCGTCTCTCCGGACAGGGCCGGGGACCGGCACGCACCCTGGACCACGAGACGATCACCAACGCCGCGATCGCGATCGCCGACGCGGACGGCCTCGACGCGGTGACCATGCGCGCCGTCGCCGGCAAGGTCGGGCACAGCCCGATGGCGCTCTACCGGCACGTCGGCGGACGGGACGACCTGACCGAGCTCATGTACGACGCGGTTCTCGGCGAGCTCGAACTGACCCGCGCGCCCTCCGGTGACTGGCGCGCCGGCCTGGCCGGGCTCGCCCGCAGCACCCGTCGCCTACAGCACCGTCATCCGTGGGTGATCCACCTCGGCCACCGGCCGACGCTGGGTCCCAACTACATCCGGATGATGGAGTACGCGATGGCCTGCGTGGACGCTCCCGGCCGGCCGATCGACGAGATGCTCGACATGGTGGGCACGGTTCTGCAGTTCACGAACGGATTCGTCCGCGAGGAGCTGGGCGTCGCCGAAGCGCACCGGCGCACCGGGCTGGACCGGGCCGGCTGGCAGCAGCACATGACGCCGTTCGTCACCGAGTTGCTCGGCACCGGCGATCATCCGTACCTGGCCAAGATAATCCTCGACGCGGACGACTCTCCCGACCACGACACCGTCTTCGAACGACGACTCGGCATGGTCCTGGCCGGGCTGACGACGGCGATGGATCGGGAAGGTAACGCCTGACCTGCCTGCGGTGCATACCCCCTCCGTCGGTCACCGCCGCCTCGGACGAGAGGTGGCTCGCGGTTGGCTTCCTGACTGATTGATAGTCCGGATCGCGGGGCTCGGGTACCGTCGAGCCGCCAAGCTGGTCCGATGGGGAGGATGCCGGCGTGAGTTCGGTTGAAGACGTCAAGGCGGGCGTCGCCCGCTTCGGTGACGAGGTCGGCCAGCAGGTCGGCGCGATCCGGGCCAGCGCGGAAGCCCTCGACCGCAGTACGGCGGCGCTGCGCGGCATCACCAGCGGGTCCAGCCATTCGCAGGTGTCCGAGACGATCGCCAGGGTCGAGCAGGGCGCTGACGCAGAGCGCGATCGAGTCCAGCCGTGGCTACGCGGCGAGCTTCTGACCGGCTGGGAGGATCACCTGATGTCGACTGTGATCGTGCCCGCCGGGCTGAGCATGGGTCCCCGCTACCGGTACGTCCGCCCGCCGGACCCGACGCCGGAGTGCTACGAGGTGCATCTCGGTGACGACCTGGTCGAGCTGACCGAAACCGAGGCCGCCGTCTGGGCCGCTGCCTTCCTCTACCCGGACCAGCACGCGAAGCTCACGGTCAACCGCGATTCCCTGGTACGCATGCTGGAAACCGCGCCGAAGCCGGAGCCGCACGCCGCACGCTACGTCGACGACCTGATCGCCCGTGGCCTGCTCGTCGAGTTCGACCCCGACGGCGACCTGCAACCGGTCTTCAGCCGCTACAAGCTGCTCCCCCTGGCCCAAGGGCTTGGCTCCACGCCCGAGGAACCCGACCTGCACCGCATCGGCGTCGGCGACACGGCGGCGGTCGCGGTACCCATCCAGGTCTACACCCAATGGTCGTACGCCTTCCTACACGCCAACTTGTGGGACGCGTGCGCCTTCTACGCCGACCAGTCGGAGGAGGAAGCCGCCGGCGAGAAGCTCCTCGACCTGACGGCGGCCGGGGTAGCCCGCGACGTCGCGATCAACCTCCCGATGATGGTCGTCACCGGATGCGCCTTCTTTGACCCGGTCGTCCAGACATGAGGTACGGCCGGAAGCAGCGCAAGGGCCAGCAGCAGGCTGAGACCTTCGGCCAGCAGTTCCGCCGGGAGCTGTCGAAGGAGTCACTCGGCAAGTTGGCCGAGCTGGGTGGCGCTGCCGTCGGCATGCTGCTGGGGTTGGCCTCGACGAAGGCCGGTCTTCCCGTGCCGCCGTCGACAGCAGCGACCGGGGGCGCGATCGCGGGCGCAATGCTCGGGGTGCTGGGCAAGTCCGCTGCCGGTACGGCCGTCGACCGCTTGATGAGCCGGAAGACCGAAGAGGGCAAG is a window from the Solwaraspora sp. WMMD792 genome containing:
- a CDS encoding FixH family protein → MSPRRQALVTLAVAAVVIISTVWFARTTGSDEQTALRGTAGHRDVDVVVTAAVGDRSVEIQLSDPAGVTEVRLEPAMTEMGHAYPPLTATAVDRGTGRYRAETHFDMAGRWELTVVVDDDAGTERAVLPFSVTP
- a CDS encoding TetR/AcrR family transcriptional regulator C-terminal domain-containing protein, whose product is MTQSEPRPVIWARLSGQGRGPARTLDHETITNAAIAIADADGLDAVTMRAVAGKVGHSPMALYRHVGGRDDLTELMYDAVLGELELTRAPSGDWRAGLAGLARSTRRLQHRHPWVIHLGHRPTLGPNYIRMMEYAMACVDAPGRPIDEMLDMVGTVLQFTNGFVREELGVAEAHRRTGLDRAGWQQHMTPFVTELLGTGDHPYLAKIILDADDSPDHDTVFERRLGMVLAGLTTAMDREGNA